CCGTCACGCTTCAGGTAGACCGTTTTGCCTTCCAGGTTGGCTAGCCAGTTGGGTTCCTGCTTCTGAATGGCCTGTGTAAAAGCCAGGCCGTCCAGGTCAAGGCTGCCCGCCAGAATGCTGTCCCAGGTGTCCTGCGGCAGGTTGATATTCAGCGTGTTGGTGGTGCTGCTGACCGGCTGGCGCACTTCCGAGAAGCTGGGGTAGATGCGGAGGTCGGCGGCGTGGGCGTGGCCCAGAGCAAGAGCGGAAGCGACGGCAAGGACAGCGGGCAACGCGGTTTTCATGGCTGTATCGTGCCGCGCCCTCAATTGTGAGATGTGAGAGTGTCCGTCAGAAATAAAACAGAACTGACCCGCCCCAAGATGAGGGACGGGTCCAGTTACGAACTGCGGTTACAGAATGTCGTCGCGGATGCAAGCCTTGAAGTGGCCGGGGCTAACTTCGCGCAATTCGGGGATGATGTTAGCGCAGTCGGCAATCGCGTAGCGGCAGCGGGTGCGGAACACACAGCCACTGGGCGGATTGATGGGGCTGGGAATGTCCCCTTCCAGAATGATGCGCTGGCGTTTGACCGTGGGATCGGGCACCGGCGCCGCCGAGAGCAGGGCCTCGGTGTACGGGTGCCTGGGGTTGGTGTTCAGTTGGCGGCTGGGCGCAATTTCCATCACGCGGCCCAGGTACATCACGATGATTCGGTCGCAGATGTACTCCACGACGGCCAGGTCGTGGGCGATAAACAGCACCGTCAGGCCCAGTTCTTCCTGAAGGTCCTGTAGCAGATTGACGACCTGCGCCTGAATGGACACGTCTAGCGCCGACACCGGCTCGTCGGCCACGATAAACGCGGGGTCCACGGCCAGCGCGCGCGCAATGCCGATGCGCTGGCGCTGCCCGCCCGAGAACTCGTGCGGGTAGCGGCGCATATGTTCGGGGCGCAGGCCGACCTTTTGCAGCAGTTCGGCAATGCGGTCCATACGGCCCTTGCCAGGGTGCAGGTTATGAATCTGCATGGCCTCGCCGATGATGTCCGAGACCGTCATGCGCGGGTTCAGGGACGCAAAGGGGTCCTGAAAGATGATCTGCATCTCACGGCGGTAGTCCCGCATCTGGCCCTTGCTGAGCTTCGTGATGTCGGTGCCGTTGAAGATGACCTGGCCGCCCGTGGGCTCAATCAGGCGCAGGATGGCGCGCCCAGCCGTAGTTTTCCCCGAGCCGGACTCGCCCACCAGACCCACCACTTCGCCGCGCCCAATCTGGAACGACACATCGTTGACGGCCTTGACGTTTCCCACCACACGGGAGAGTAATCCGCCGCGAATAGGAAAATATTTCTGAAGGTTCTTGACGTCCAGCAGGGTGTCGCCCGTGATGGGCATGGCGCTGCGGGACTGCGAACTGGTCTTGACAGGAGCGGTCATGCGGTCACTTCCTGGGCCTGGGCAAATTCACGCCAGCGGATGCAGCGGGCCATGTGGCCATGCCCGGTGTCTTCCAGCGCGGGCACAGCTTTCGAGCAGTCGGGAACGGCGAACTTGCAGCGCGGCTCGAAGGCGCAGCCGGGCGGCAGGCTCAGGGGATTGGGCACGTTGCCAGGAATGGCTTCCAGGCGGCCCTTGGGCTGGCCGGGCACATGCTCCACCTCACCCGGACGGGGAATCGAGTTCAGCAGGCCCATGGTGTAGGGGTGGCGGGGGGCTTTGAAGATCTCGACCACGTCGCCTTCTTCCACCACGCGCCCGCCGTACATGACGACCACGCGGTCGGCCATTTCGGCCACCACGCCCAGGTTGTGCGTAATAAACAGGATGCTCATGCCCACTTCTTTTTGCAGCTTGCGCATCAGGTCCAGAATCTGGGCCTGAATGGTCACGTCCAGAGCGGTGGTGGGCTCATCGGCGATCAGCAGGGCCGGCTTGCACGACAGGGCCATAGCAATCATCACGCGCTGGCGCATCCCGCCCGACATCTGGTGTGGGTATTCATTGACGCGCTTTTCAGGTGCTGGAATGCCCACGAACCGCAGCATGTCGGTGGCCACGCCCATGGCCTCTTTCTTGTTCTTGCCCTGGTGCAGCATGACCGCTTCGGCAATCTGGTCGCCCACCGTATACACGGGGTTCAGACTGGTCATCGGCTCCTGAAAAATCATGGAGATGTCATTGCCGCGAATCTTGCGCATCGCCGCTTCGCTGAGCTTGGTGATGTCTTTGGGCGCGCCGTCCTTGCCCGTGAAGAGAATCTCGCCCTCCACGATCTTGCCCGGAGGGCTGGGAATGAGGCGCATGACCGACAAGCTGGTTACGCTCTTGCCCGAGCCCGATTCACCCACAACCGCCAGGGTCTCGCCCTTCTTGATGTGGAAGGTCACGCCGTCCACGCTCTTGACGACGCCGTCGTCAGTATTGAAATACGTCTTGAGGCCGTTTACGGCCAGCAGGACTTCACCCTGGTGGGTCATTGTTCCTCCGTTTTGCGCACGCCAAACATCATACAACTGGATTGAATGGTAAGGGACAATCAGTGCCCGGACGCGGCCCGCAAATCTGGCCGCGTCCGGGCAAAAAAACCTACGAGCGCTTGCGAGGATCGAAAGCGTCGCGCAGGCCGTCACCGAGCAGCTGGAAGCACATCACGGTGAACACGATGAAGAAGCCGGGAATCAGGACCCAGGGACGGATGTTGAGGCTGCTCAACCCGCCGTCCTGCGCCAGCTTCAGCAGACTGCCCCAAGAAGCGTACGGCTCCACGGCCCCAATCCCCAGGAAGCTGAGGCCAGATTCCAGTAGAATGTAGCCGGGAATGGCCAGCGAGGTCGTCACGATGACGTAAGTGGTCATGGTG
Above is a genomic segment from Deinococcus betulae containing:
- a CDS encoding ABC transporter ATP-binding protein, yielding MTAPVKTSSQSRSAMPITGDTLLDVKNLQKYFPIRGGLLSRVVGNVKAVNDVSFQIGRGEVVGLVGESGSGKTTAGRAILRLIEPTGGQVIFNGTDITKLSKGQMRDYRREMQIIFQDPFASLNPRMTVSDIIGEAMQIHNLHPGKGRMDRIAELLQKVGLRPEHMRRYPHEFSGGQRQRIGIARALAVDPAFIVADEPVSALDVSIQAQVVNLLQDLQEELGLTVLFIAHDLAVVEYICDRIIVMYLGRVMEIAPSRQLNTNPRHPYTEALLSAAPVPDPTVKRQRIILEGDIPSPINPPSGCVFRTRCRYAIADCANIIPELREVSPGHFKACIRDDIL
- a CDS encoding ABC transporter ATP-binding protein, with amino-acid sequence MTHQGEVLLAVNGLKTYFNTDDGVVKSVDGVTFHIKKGETLAVVGESGSGKSVTSLSVMRLIPSPPGKIVEGEILFTGKDGAPKDITKLSEAAMRKIRGNDISMIFQEPMTSLNPVYTVGDQIAEAVMLHQGKNKKEAMGVATDMLRFVGIPAPEKRVNEYPHQMSGGMRQRVMIAMALSCKPALLIADEPTTALDVTIQAQILDLMRKLQKEVGMSILFITHNLGVVAEMADRVVVMYGGRVVEEGDVVEIFKAPRHPYTMGLLNSIPRPGEVEHVPGQPKGRLEAIPGNVPNPLSLPPGCAFEPRCKFAVPDCSKAVPALEDTGHGHMARCIRWREFAQAQEVTA